A window of the Erpetoichthys calabaricus chromosome 10, fErpCal1.3, whole genome shotgun sequence genome harbors these coding sequences:
- the slc32a1 gene encoding vesicular inhibitory amino acid transporter → MATLIRSKISSAATAVTNKSQAKVSGMFARMGFQAATDEEALGFASCDDLDYEHRQGLQMDILKTEDGGADGVGETVVEGDSHYQRDETGPPPYTSKDDEMCAELGSQDRPRITAWEAGWNVTNAIQGMFVLGLPYAILHGGYLGLFLIIFAAVVCCYTGKILIACLYEENEDGELVRVRDSYVDIANACCAPRFPKLGGRIVNVAQIIELVMTCILYVVVSGNLMYNSFPSLPVSQKSWSIIATAALLPCAFLKNLKAVSKFSLLCTLAHFVINILVIAYCLSRARDWAWDKVKFYIDVKKFPISIGIIVFSYTSQIFLPSLEGNMQKPKEFHCMMNWTHIAACILKGLFALVAYLTWADETKEVITDNLPSTIRAVVNIFLVAKALLSYPLPFFAAVEVIEKSLFQDGGRAIFPNCYGGDGRLKAWGLTLRCALVVFTLLMAIYVPHFALLMGLTGSLTGAGLCFLLPSLFHLKLLWRKLLWHQVFFDVSIFVIGGICSISGFIHSLEGLIEAFRYNIQD, encoded by the exons ATGGCAACCCTGATCCGTAGCAAAATATCAAGTGCCGCCACAGCGGTGACCAACAAGTCCCAGGCGAAGGTGAGCGGCATGTTCGCTCGCATGGGATTTCAGGCGGCCACGGACGAAGAAGCGCTCGGCTTTGCATCTTGCGATGATCTGGACTACGAGCACCGGCAGGGGCTACAGATGGACATCCTTAAGACCGAAGACGGGGGAGCCGACGGAGTCGGGGAAACCGTCGTGGAAGGGGACAGCCATTATCAGAGGGACGAAACGGGACCGCCGCCCTACACCTCTAAAGATGATGAGATGTGCGCCGAACTGGGCAGCCAGGACAGGCCCAGAATCACAGCCTGGGAGGCGGGCTGGAACGTGACTAACGCCATCCAG GGGATGTTTGTTCTAGGGTTGCCCTATGCCATCCTTCACGGTGGATACCTTGGACTCTTTCTTATCATTTTTGCTGCAGTGGTTTGCTGCTATACTGGGAAAATCCTTATTGCATGTCTCTACGAAGAAAACGAAGATGGCGAGCTGGTGCGTGTGAGGGACTCCTATGTGGATATTGCCAATGCTTGTTGTGCACCAAGATTCCCCAAGCTAGGGGGCAGGATTGTAAACGTAGCTCAAATTATTGAACTAGTGATGACCTGCATTTTATATGTGGTAGTCAGTGGTAACCTGATGTACAACAGTTTTCCTAGCCTTCCAGTTTCACAGAAGTCCTGGTCAATCATTGCTACTGCTGCGCTCCTCCCTTGTGCGTTCCTGAAAAATCTCAAAGCTGTCTCCAAATTTAGCTTGCTGTGTACATTGGCACACTTTGTTATCAACATCTTGGTGATTGCCTATTGCCTTTCCAGGGCCAGGGACTGGGCCTGGGACAAGGTCAAATTTTACATTGATGTCAAGAAGTTTCCCATTTCCATTGGGATCATCGTTTTTAGCTACACCTCACAGATTTTTCTGCCTTCGTTGGAAGGCAACATGCAGAAGCCAAAGGAGTTCCACTGCATGATGAACTGGACTCATATTGCAGCTTGCATTCTGAAGGGACTTTTTGCCTTAGTGGCTTATTTAACATGGGCTGACGAAACCAAGGAAGTCATAACAGATAACTTGCCGTCTACCATTAGAGCTGTGGTCAATATCTTTCTTGTAGCCAAAGCCCTGCTGTCTTATCCATTGCCGTTCTTTGCTGCAGTGGAGGTGATAGAAAAATCCCTTTTCCAAGATGGAGGCAGAGCTATATTTCCCAATTGTTATGGGGGGGATGGAAGATTGAAAGCTTGGGGTCTCACTCTCAGGTGTGCCCTTGTAGTCTTCACTTTATTGATGGCCATTTATGTGCCACACTTTGCCCTTCTGATGGGCCTCACTGGCAGTCTCACAGGTGCTGGCCTTTGTTTTCTGCTGCCCAGTCTCTTCCATCTCAAACTACTGTGGAGAAAGCTTCTGTGGCACCAGGTATTTTTCGATGTTTCCATATTTGTAATAGGAGGGATATGTAGTATTTCTGGCTTCATTCACTCGCTAGAAGGGCTTATAGAAGCTTTCAGATATAACATTCAAGACTAA